A single region of the Pontimicrobium sp. SW4 genome encodes:
- a CDS encoding ribonuclease E/G: protein MNKELIIRSSSNNVDFALLKDGKLIELQKDEGGSNFSVGDVFLAKIRKSVPGLNAAFVNVGYEKDAFLHYHDLGPKLPSLLKFIKRVSTGKLKDYSLKDFPFEKDIDKDGKINDAIKSNQSALVQIVKEPISTKGPRISSEISIAGRYLVLVPFSDRISISQKIESREEKDRLKRLLKSITPKGFGVIVRTVAEGKKVAELDRDLQNLYDRWIAMCKKLQRASHPSKVLGEMNKASSILRDIFNDSFSSIVVDDESLYIQIKDYVQEIAPKKESIVKLYQSNVPIFEKFGIERQIKTSFGRTVSMAKGAYLVIEHTEALHVIDVNSGNRSNKAKSQEDTALEVNLISASEVARQLRLRDMGGIIVIDFIDMASADHRRKLFNHLRDEMKDDRAKHKILPPSKFGLIQITRQRVRPEMNIKTREENPNGVVNGNEVEAPIKIVEKIKHDLDLIIKKDYKKVTLNTHPFIAAFLTKGFPSQRSKWYFEHKKWVKILPRDAYTYLEYHFLDKNGNEITL, encoded by the coding sequence ATGAATAAAGAATTGATCATTAGATCTAGTTCAAACAATGTTGATTTTGCCTTATTAAAAGATGGAAAACTTATTGAATTACAAAAAGATGAAGGTGGCAGCAATTTTTCGGTTGGCGATGTGTTTTTAGCCAAAATTCGAAAATCTGTTCCAGGTCTAAATGCCGCATTTGTTAATGTAGGTTATGAGAAAGATGCATTTTTGCATTATCATGATTTAGGTCCTAAACTTCCTTCCCTTTTAAAATTCATCAAACGTGTAAGCACAGGTAAACTTAAAGATTACTCTTTAAAAGATTTCCCATTTGAAAAAGATATTGATAAAGACGGCAAAATTAATGATGCCATAAAATCAAATCAGTCTGCATTAGTGCAAATCGTTAAAGAACCTATTTCTACTAAAGGACCGAGAATTAGTTCGGAAATATCCATTGCAGGTAGATATTTGGTATTAGTCCCTTTTTCTGACCGTATTTCAATTTCTCAAAAAATTGAGAGTAGAGAAGAAAAAGACAGATTAAAACGATTATTAAAAAGTATTACTCCCAAAGGATTTGGAGTAATTGTACGTACAGTTGCAGAAGGCAAAAAAGTAGCAGAACTAGACAGAGATTTACAAAATTTGTACGATCGTTGGATCGCAATGTGTAAAAAGCTACAAAGAGCAAGTCATCCAAGTAAAGTATTAGGAGAAATGAATAAAGCTTCTTCAATTTTAAGAGACATATTTAATGATTCTTTTTCCTCAATAGTAGTAGATGATGAATCGCTTTACATTCAAATTAAAGATTATGTGCAAGAAATTGCACCAAAAAAAGAATCAATAGTTAAGTTGTATCAGTCTAACGTTCCAATTTTTGAAAAATTTGGAATAGAAAGACAAATTAAAACATCCTTTGGACGAACTGTTTCTATGGCAAAAGGGGCGTATTTGGTAATAGAACATACCGAGGCACTTCATGTAATAGATGTAAACAGTGGTAATCGTTCTAATAAAGCAAAAAGCCAAGAGGATACAGCATTAGAAGTTAATTTAATTTCGGCATCAGAAGTTGCAAGACAGTTACGTTTACGTGATATGGGAGGCATTATTGTTATCGATTTTATAGATATGGCTTCTGCTGATCATAGGAGGAAGCTCTTTAATCATCTTCGTGATGAAATGAAAGATGATAGAGCAAAACACAAAATTTTGCCTCCAAGTAAATTTGGATTGATACAAATAACCAGACAACGAGTAAGACCTGAAATGAACATTAAAACCCGAGAGGAAAACCCTAATGGAGTTGTTAATGGAAATGAGGTTGAAGCTCCAATTAAGATTGTAGAAAAAATCAAACATGATCTGGACTTGATTATTAAAAAAGACTATAAAAAGGTGACTTTAAACACACATCCTTTTATAGCAGCCTTTTTAACAAAAGGTTTTCCATCACAACGTTCAAAATGGTATTTTGAACATAAAAAATGGGTAAAAATATTACCAAGAGATGCTTACACATATCTAGAGTATCATTTTTTAGACAAAAATGGTAACGAAATTACATTATAA
- a CDS encoding HU family DNA-binding protein, producing the protein MTKADIVAKISEKLGIEKGDVQATVETFMTEVKNSLEGGDNVYLRGFGSFIVKTRAEKTGRNISKNTTIKIPAHNIPAFKPAKVFVEGVKANVEVK; encoded by the coding sequence ATGACGAAGGCTGATATAGTAGCTAAAATTTCTGAGAAATTAGGAATTGAAAAAGGAGATGTACAAGCAACAGTAGAAACTTTTATGACAGAAGTTAAAAACTCTTTAGAAGGAGGAGATAATGTTTACTTAAGAGGTTTTGGTAGTTTCATCGTAAAAACAAGAGCAGAGAAAACAGGTAGAAATATTTCAAAAAATACAACTATTAAAATTCCAGCTCATAATATACCAGCATTTAAGCCTGCTAAAGTTTTTGTAGAAGGTGTTAAAGCAAATGTTGAAGTAAAATAA
- the ssb gene encoding single-stranded DNA-binding protein — translation MSGTLNKVMLIGHLGDEVKMHYFDDKNCVGRFPLATNETYTNKQTNERVTNTEWHNIVVRNKAAEICEKYLSKGDKVYIEGRIKTRKWQDDKGNDRYSTEIYCNDFTFLTTKNESGNTPGTSQASATQSTQNQVSEPIGDDNDDLPF, via the coding sequence ATGTCAGGAACGTTAAACAAAGTAATGCTAATTGGGCATTTAGGAGATGAAGTGAAAATGCATTATTTTGATGATAAAAATTGTGTTGGTCGTTTTCCTTTAGCAACCAACGAGACTTATACAAATAAGCAAACCAATGAACGTGTGACTAATACTGAATGGCACAACATTGTTGTACGTAATAAAGCAGCTGAAATTTGTGAAAAATACTTAAGTAAAGGCGATAAGGTATATATAGAAGGAAGAATTAAAACACGTAAATGGCAAGATGACAAGGGTAATGATCGCTATTCAACCGAAATTTATTGTAACGACTTTACATTTTTAACAACCAAAAACGAAAGTGGTAATACTCCGGGAACTTCTCAAGCCTCAGCCACTCAGTCAACACAAAACCAAGTAAGTGAACCTATTGGAGATGATAATGATGATTTACCATTTTAA
- the mutY gene encoding A/G-specific adenine glycosylase, protein MIFSDILISWYSVHKRDLPWRRTKNPYLIWLSEIILQQTQIKQGQPYYEAFVNKFPTVNELANAKESEVLKLWQGLGYYSRARNLHFSAKYISKELQGNFPKTYKELLKLKGVGDYTASAIASICYDESTAVVDGNVYRVLSRCFNIDTPINSAKGIKEFKALAQQLLPKANIGDYNQAIMEFGAVQCKPANPNCNECPLSISCKALNLNKISVLPVKLKKTKISKKYFNFLVFLSNDSKTILEQRTEKGIWQNLYQFPLIESQKSLTRENLKSHSKIKDLLNENAYELSLYNDNDIIHKLSHQHLYTKFWVIEAHTLPKGSIPISTIRQYPVPILIGNFIEQFNF, encoded by the coding sequence ATGATTTTTTCTGATATTTTAATTAGCTGGTATTCAGTACATAAACGTGATTTGCCTTGGAGAAGAACTAAGAATCCTTATTTAATATGGCTATCTGAAATTATTTTACAACAAACACAAATTAAACAAGGGCAGCCATATTACGAAGCTTTTGTAAACAAATTTCCTACTGTAAATGAACTTGCAAATGCTAAAGAATCAGAGGTTTTAAAATTGTGGCAAGGTCTAGGGTACTATTCTAGAGCTCGAAATTTACATTTTTCGGCCAAATACATTTCAAAAGAACTACAGGGTAATTTTCCTAAAACTTATAAAGAATTGCTAAAACTTAAAGGTGTTGGCGATTATACAGCAAGCGCTATTGCATCTATTTGCTATGATGAATCTACTGCTGTAGTCGACGGAAATGTATACAGGGTTTTATCTAGATGTTTTAATATTGACACACCAATTAATTCTGCAAAGGGTATTAAAGAGTTTAAAGCCTTAGCGCAACAACTTCTTCCAAAAGCTAATATTGGCGATTACAATCAAGCCATTATGGAGTTTGGCGCTGTACAATGCAAACCAGCAAATCCTAATTGTAATGAATGTCCTTTAAGTATTAGTTGCAAAGCTTTGAACCTAAATAAAATTAGTGTGCTTCCTGTAAAGCTTAAAAAGACTAAGATTAGCAAAAAGTATTTTAATTTTTTGGTGTTTCTTTCTAATGATAGCAAAACTATACTCGAACAGCGAACTGAAAAAGGCATTTGGCAAAACCTATATCAGTTTCCTTTAATAGAGTCACAAAAAAGTTTGACGAGAGAAAACTTAAAGTCGCATTCAAAAATTAAGGATTTATTAAATGAGAATGCATATGAACTTAGTTTATATAATGACAATGACATAATTCATAAACTATCCCATCAACATTTGTATACTAAGTTTTGGGTTATTGAAGCTCATACTCTTCCTAAAGGAAGTATTCCTATATCAACAATTAGACAATATCCTGTACCAATATTAATCGGAAATTTTATTGAGCAATTTAATTTTTAA
- a CDS encoding exodeoxyribonuclease III, whose amino-acid sequence MKIISYNVNGIRAAINKGFINWLQSASPDVICLQEIKALEEQLDLSVFENAGYKHNYWFSAQKKGYSGVAILSKLEPDHVEYGTGIPTMDFEGRNIRADFGDLSIMSMYLPSGTNQERLDFKFNYMDEIQEYLTSLRNSKPNLVVCGDYNICHEEIDIHNPKMKNVSGFLPEEREWLGGFIDSGFIDSFRHLNSDLQQYSWWSYRANSRANNKGWRLDYAMVAKPLQENIKRAVILTEAVHSDHCPILVEIKK is encoded by the coding sequence ATGAAAATCATTTCTTATAACGTCAACGGAATTCGCGCAGCAATTAACAAAGGTTTTATTAATTGGTTACAAAGCGCTAGCCCAGATGTGATTTGCTTACAAGAAATAAAAGCATTAGAAGAGCAACTGGATTTGTCTGTTTTTGAAAACGCTGGATACAAACATAATTATTGGTTTAGTGCTCAAAAAAAGGGCTACAGTGGTGTGGCAATTTTAAGTAAACTAGAACCTGACCATGTAGAATATGGCACAGGAATCCCTACAATGGATTTTGAAGGACGAAATATTCGTGCCGATTTTGGAGACCTTTCTATAATGAGTATGTACTTACCTTCTGGGACAAATCAAGAAAGACTTGATTTTAAGTTTAACTATATGGACGAAATTCAAGAATATTTAACCTCCCTTAGAAATAGCAAACCAAATTTGGTTGTATGTGGTGATTATAATATTTGTCACGAAGAAATTGATATTCACAATCCTAAAATGAAAAACGTTTCAGGTTTTTTACCCGAAGAACGTGAATGGCTTGGTGGATTTATTGATAGCGGATTTATAGACTCCTTTAGACATTTAAATAGCGATTTACAGCAATATAGTTGGTGGAGTTATAGAGCTAATTCAAGAGCCAATAACAAAGGTTGGCGTTTAGATTACGCTATGGTAGCAAAACCATTACAAGAAAACATTAAAAGAGCCGTTATACTCACTGAAGCTGTGCATAGTGATCATTGCCCAATTTTAGTAGAAATAAAAAAGTAA
- a CDS encoding aldo/keto reductase, translating into MKYTTLPNTNIKVSKICLGSMTWGNQNTEVEGHAQLDYAFDNGVNFIDTAELYPVPATAETQGRTSYIIGTWLQKTGNRDKVILASKIAGNGDYTAHIRTTGFSPDSIRDAINKELKRLQTDYIDLFQLHWPERQTNTFGVRDYAHNPNDPWQDNFNEVLQTLDEVIKEGKIRHVGLSNEKAWGTMRYLEESKKNNLPRMITIQNAYSLLNRVFEGDMAEVSIRENIKLLAYSPLAFGVLSGKYIKGTAAENSRLKLFPRFARYSSVQATEVTKLYLQLAEDNNLSLTQMALAFVNQRPFIASNIIGATTVEQLKENIDSINVELSNELIKEINTIHAAIPNPAP; encoded by the coding sequence ATGAAATACACAACTCTACCAAACACCAATATAAAAGTCAGTAAAATTTGCCTAGGCTCTATGACTTGGGGTAATCAAAATACCGAAGTTGAAGGTCATGCACAACTAGACTATGCTTTTGACAATGGCGTAAATTTTATTGATACAGCAGAGTTATATCCTGTCCCAGCAACTGCCGAAACACAGGGTAGAACCAGTTACATTATTGGTACATGGCTGCAAAAAACAGGAAATCGTGATAAGGTAATATTAGCAAGTAAAATTGCTGGAAATGGCGATTATACAGCACATATTAGAACTACTGGGTTTAGTCCAGATTCCATACGAGACGCTATTAACAAAGAGTTGAAACGCTTGCAAACTGATTATATTGATTTGTTTCAGTTACATTGGCCAGAACGACAAACTAATACATTTGGAGTTAGAGATTATGCACACAACCCAAACGACCCATGGCAAGACAACTTTAACGAAGTACTTCAGACCTTAGATGAAGTAATTAAAGAAGGTAAAATTAGACATGTAGGCTTATCTAACGAAAAAGCTTGGGGAACCATGCGTTATTTAGAAGAATCTAAAAAAAATAATTTGCCTAGAATGATAACCATACAAAATGCGTATTCCTTATTAAATCGCGTATTTGAAGGTGACATGGCTGAAGTTTCGATACGCGAAAATATTAAACTATTGGCTTATTCTCCATTAGCATTTGGTGTATTATCTGGTAAATACATTAAGGGTACTGCTGCAGAAAACTCAAGATTAAAACTATTTCCAAGATTTGCAAGATATAGTAGCGTACAAGCTACCGAAGTTACAAAACTATACTTACAATTAGCCGAGGATAATAATTTAAGCTTAACACAAATGGCATTAGCATTTGTAAACCAAAGACCATTTATTGCAAGTAATATCATTGGAGCAACAACTGTCGAGCAATTAAAAGAAAACATTGATAGCATTAATGTAGAGTTAAGTAATGAGCTTATAAAAGAAATTAACACCATACATGCTGCAATCCCTAATCCAGCACCTTAA
- a CDS encoding OmpA family protein: MIKKISLIAIIATLAVSCVSPKVYKELEDKYTNLKKEHRQLSDDNETLQNAKIKLENSLKDLQKNYDNAVATRDKLQSEYNALKSNYDNLTASYDALEKNSSAAIAENVKKNRELLAQLEAKEQALAAENSRLEALKKQLEDRSNRVAELESVIAAKDKAMTDLKNAISKALTDFEGKGLTVEQRDGKVYVSMENKLLFGSGSWAVGSEGRRAVQQLGAVLADNPEIAILIEGHTDNVPYKGNTQLSGNWDLSTKRATAIVNILRENANINPENLTAAGRGEYAPIDTNDTAEGKAKNRRIEVILTPKLDELSRLLNDN, from the coding sequence ATGATTAAAAAAATTTCATTAATAGCAATAATAGCAACACTTGCTGTGTCATGTGTATCTCCAAAAGTTTATAAAGAGTTAGAAGATAAATACACAAACTTAAAAAAGGAACACAGGCAATTATCCGACGATAATGAAACACTTCAAAATGCTAAAATCAAATTAGAAAATAGCTTAAAAGATCTTCAAAAAAACTATGATAATGCAGTTGCTACTCGCGATAAATTACAAAGTGAATACAATGCTTTAAAATCTAATTACGATAATTTAACAGCATCGTATGATGCTTTAGAAAAAAATAGCTCAGCAGCTATAGCAGAAAATGTAAAAAAGAACAGAGAATTATTGGCACAACTTGAAGCTAAAGAGCAAGCACTTGCAGCTGAAAACTCAAGACTGGAAGCTCTTAAAAAACAGTTAGAAGATCGATCTAATCGTGTTGCAGAATTAGAAAGCGTTATCGCTGCAAAAGATAAAGCAATGACCGATTTAAAGAATGCTATTTCAAAAGCATTAACCGATTTTGAAGGCAAAGGCTTAACAGTGGAGCAACGTGATGGAAAAGTATATGTTTCTATGGAAAATAAGTTGTTATTTGGCTCAGGAAGTTGGGCGGTTGGCTCAGAAGGAAGAAGAGCAGTACAGCAACTTGGTGCAGTTTTAGCAGATAATCCTGAGATAGCCATTTTAATAGAAGGCCATACTGACAATGTACCTTATAAAGGAAACACACAATTAAGCGGTAACTGGGATTTATCTACTAAAAGAGCAACAGCCATTGTAAATATTCTAAGAGAAAATGCTAATATAAATCCTGAAAATTTAACAGCTGCAGGACGTGGTGAATATGCTCCTATAGATACTAACGATACTGCTGAAGGGAAAGCAAAAAACAGACGAATAGAAGTGATTTTAACACCAAAATTAGACGAACTTTCTAGGTTACTTAATGATAATTAA
- a CDS encoding gliding motility-associated protein GldE: MDSDPISLTISLTAIDTSTVSGIILFFLLLLCSALISGAEVALFSLTQSDFDNSTEESKPLEIIYKLLEKPKKLLATILVANNFINIAIVILFAYLSEFYFANLSPTWFKFLIEVGVVTFLILLFGEILPKIYASRNSLKFAKFMAYPLRVLDVLISPLSLPMRSITIAIHNKLGKQKSNISVDQLSQALELTSEEDTTKEEHKILQGIVSFGNTDTKQVMRPRIDIFALDNTTKYIDIVPEIIKNGYSRIPVYQDNVDNVIGILYVKDLLPHIGKKQFNWTSLLRDPFFVPENKKLDDLMQEFQEKKVHLAVVVDEYGGTSGIVSLEDVIEEIVGDISDEFDDDDLIYSKLDNNNFVFDGKTTLKDFYRIIKAEDESVFEDKKGEAETIAGFVLEISGNFPKLDSKINFENYVFTIESLDKKRIKQVKITIN; the protein is encoded by the coding sequence TTGGATTCTGACCCCATTAGTTTAACAATATCTCTTACTGCCATAGATACTTCAACAGTATCTGGAATTATATTGTTTTTTTTACTGTTACTATGTTCTGCATTAATTTCTGGTGCCGAAGTTGCATTGTTTTCGCTAACGCAATCAGATTTTGATAATTCTACTGAAGAATCAAAACCTCTAGAAATTATCTATAAGTTATTAGAAAAACCTAAGAAGCTTTTAGCGACTATTTTGGTAGCAAATAACTTTATAAATATTGCCATAGTTATATTGTTTGCATATTTAAGCGAGTTTTACTTTGCAAATTTATCTCCTACTTGGTTTAAGTTTTTAATTGAAGTTGGTGTAGTCACTTTTCTAATTTTATTATTTGGTGAAATTTTACCTAAAATTTATGCGAGTAGAAATAGTCTGAAATTTGCAAAATTTATGGCGTATCCATTACGCGTTTTAGATGTACTAATTTCTCCTTTAAGTTTACCTATGCGAAGTATTACTATTGCAATACATAATAAGTTAGGAAAGCAAAAATCTAATATTAGTGTTGACCAATTATCTCAAGCATTAGAACTAACTAGCGAAGAAGACACTACTAAAGAGGAGCATAAAATACTACAAGGCATCGTATCATTTGGAAATACTGACACCAAACAAGTAATGCGTCCGAGAATAGATATTTTTGCTCTAGACAATACCACTAAATATATCGATATCGTTCCAGAAATTATTAAAAATGGCTATTCTCGAATTCCTGTATATCAAGATAATGTCGATAATGTTATAGGCATATTATATGTAAAAGATTTGTTGCCTCATATAGGAAAAAAGCAATTTAATTGGACCTCTTTACTACGCGACCCTTTTTTTGTTCCTGAGAATAAAAAGCTGGACGATTTAATGCAAGAATTCCAAGAAAAGAAAGTCCATCTAGCTGTTGTAGTTGATGAGTATGGAGGTACTTCAGGAATTGTATCTTTAGAAGATGTTATTGAAGAAATTGTTGGTGATATAAGTGATGAGTTTGATGATGATGATCTCATCTATTCAAAATTAGATAATAATAACTTTGTTTTTGATGGTAAAACAACTTTAAAAGATTTTTATCGTATTATTAAAGCTGAAGATGAAAGTGTTTTTGAAGACAAAAAAGGAGAAGCAGAAACTATTGCAGGATTTGTTTTGGAAATTTCTGGAAACTTTCCAAAATTAGATAGTAAAATAAATTTTGAGAATTACGTTTTTACTATAGAATCTTTAGATAAAAAACGCATTAAACAAGTAAAAATCACCATTAATTAA
- a CDS encoding RidA family protein, with the protein MNKVEARLTELGIQLPEVPKPVANYIPAKQTGNLIYVAGQIPVENGVIKKGKLGKDLSLKESKYATKLCAIGCLAAIKTICSLDKVTSIVAMHGLVNSTSENTEQADAMNGASDFVVEVFGEIGKHTRTAVGVSVPHNIAASVYMVAEVEE; encoded by the coding sequence ATGAATAAAGTTGAAGCCAGATTAACTGAATTAGGAATTCAACTGCCTGAAGTTCCTAAGCCAGTTGCAAATTATATACCTGCGAAACAGACAGGAAATCTAATTTATGTTGCAGGACAAATTCCTGTAGAGAATGGAGTCATAAAAAAAGGAAAACTTGGAAAAGATTTAAGTTTAAAGGAAAGTAAATATGCAACTAAACTTTGCGCAATAGGTTGTTTAGCTGCAATTAAAACTATTTGCTCGCTAGATAAGGTAACCAGTATTGTTGCTATGCACGGATTAGTAAATTCTACTTCAGAGAATACCGAACAAGCAGATGCTATGAATGGTGCTTCCGATTTTGTTGTTGAAGTATTTGGAGAAATTGGAAAACATACTCGAACAGCAGTTGGTGTTAGTGTGCCTCATAATATTGCAGCTTCAGTATATATGGTAGCTGAAGTTGAGGAATAA